The DNA segment GTGCAATGGACGTTGTACACGCTCTTGTGGCGAGAACGCCATGTTGTCGCGCAGATAGTCGAAACCAAATTCGTTGTTGGTACCGTAAGTGATGTCGGCGTTGTAGGCGTCTTTTTTCGCCTGCTGACCCAAACCTGCGACGTTAATGCCGACCGTTAAGCCTAAGAATTCGAACAGTGGGCGGTTGTTTTCCGCGTCACGACGGGCTAAGTAATCGTTGACGGTAATAACGTGAACGCCTTTACCGGTTAAGGCATTTAGATAGGCTGGTAGGGTCGCGGTTAAGGTTTTACCTTCACCGGTACGCATTTCGGCGATGCGATTACTGTCGAGCACCATACCACCGAGTAATTGCACGTCGAAGTGGCGCATCTCGAACACGCGCTTCGATGCTTCACGCACGGTCGCGAAGGCTTCCGCCATAATGCTCTCTAACGACGCTCCGGCCGCTAAACGCTCGCGAAACTCAGCGGTTTTCGCCTTAAGCTGTTCATCGGTTAATTTTTCATAATCGGCTTCAAGCGCATTAATCTTATTAACTACTTTTTGTAACCCTTTGAGGGTACGGTCGTTGCGACTACCAAATACTTTTGTCAGTAATTTACCAAACATCTGAATCACTTATTTTCTGTAGGCCAAGTCCATGATGGAAACTAGAAGCCAATGTTTCAATTAACCTGCCTTGCGGTAGACAAACTTCTGTGGATCTATCTGCTGTCCGCCACGCAACACTTCATAATGCACATGAGCCCCTGTTGAGCGCCCAGTGCTTCCCATACTGGCGATGGTTTCGCCTTTCGCGACCACATCACCTACAGCTACTGACAAAGCTTTATTATGGCCATAGCGAGTACGTAAACCGTTACCATGGTCGATTTCGACCAATTCGCCATAGCCAAACATATTCCCAGCCCAAGTCACCACGCCTGCAGCAGTCGCGACAACTTTAGCCCCTTCTCGACCGGTAAAATCGATCCCTTTATGCATGGTTCGACGACCGTTAAAGGGGTCATTACGTAATCCGTAGGGCGACGATAACCAACCTTTATCGAGTGGGAGCCCTGATACATAACGTTCAGCATCTATATGGTGGTTAGATGACACTGTTTCAAGTAGTGATAGTTGAACATTATTGTTGTCAATTCGTGACGCCAGTTTATCCATATCATCGATAAGCTGACCAAGTTCGATATTCGAGCCTAATTCGCTCAAGCCACCGACACCCACTTCAGAGGAAAAATCAAAGTCTTCATCCAATTTGTTTTGTTTAGCGACTTGTTGACCTAAGGCCTCGAGACGGGTGATTTTAGCTTGCATACGTGCAACATGGGTCGCCAGCATGGCTAGCTGTGACTCTGTGGCACTCTTTAATTCTAAGACTTGCTTCTTTTGTTGTTCGCGTTGGATACGATCGTTATCGACACTGGCTTGCTGGTTTTCAAATTTAGCAGAGTTGTGTTGATAAATACCGGCACCAGTCGCCAACAATAGCATGGGAAGTAGCAACCAGCGTTTACTGGGTTGCCAGCGCGTGACGCCATTCCGACCTTGAATAAATACTGTTACACTCATAGCCTAATTCAGCCATCTTATTATCATATGAAAAAGCCCCCTCAGGATCTCAGCCAATTACTACACCAGTCAGGCACATTGCCCGATATAGCTGAGAAAGCGGAACTACTTTTATATCTGGATCAGCACGTGAAGCAGATTGTCGCAGGTCCTGTTGCGGAGCAGCTGAAAGTCGCCAATTTCCGCCAGGGTGTTCTTGTGGTTGAAACCACTTCGGCAGCATGGGCTGCACGAATTAATTTCCAAAAGCCGAAACTACTAGCGCAGCTTCAAGCAGAAACGCTCCCAATCCTTACCGCAATTGAAGTTAAAGTCAACCCGAGATTAGCATTGTATGACGCAAAGCCGAAACAGGCGCACAAGCAACTCAGTCCAGCTGCGGCAGAACATATTGCTGCGCTTGCAGAAAATGTGAGCGGAACACTAGGCGAAAAACTAAAACGGCTGGCCACATTGGCCAGCCGTAATAAGTAAACATCAAGCGCTATTAA comes from the Shewanella mangrovisoli genome and includes:
- a CDS encoding DUF721 domain-containing protein, whose amino-acid sequence is MKKPPQDLSQLLHQSGTLPDIAEKAELLLYLDQHVKQIVAGPVAEQLKVANFRQGVLVVETTSAAWAARINFQKPKLLAQLQAETLPILTAIEVKVNPRLALYDAKPKQAHKQLSPAAAEHIAALAENVSGTLGEKLKRLATLASRNK
- a CDS encoding M23 family metallopeptidase: MSVTVFIQGRNGVTRWQPSKRWLLLPMLLLATGAGIYQHNSAKFENQQASVDNDRIQREQQKKQVLELKSATESQLAMLATHVARMQAKITRLEALGQQVAKQNKLDEDFDFSSEVGVGGLSELGSNIELGQLIDDMDKLASRIDNNNVQLSLLETVSSNHHIDAERYVSGLPLDKGWLSSPYGLRNDPFNGRRTMHKGIDFTGREGAKVVATAAGVVTWAGNMFGYGELVEIDHGNGLRTRYGHNKALSVAVGDVVAKGETIASMGSTGRSTGAHVHYEVLRGGQQIDPQKFVYRKAG